The window GAGCTTCGTCGATGGCGATGAGGGCGGGCTTGCGCTTGGCCAGCATTTCGGGAAAGCCGGGGACGCGGAGGCGTTCGGGGGCGATGAAGAGGAACTGGAGCGAGCCGTTGAGGTAGTCGACGCAGGCCTGCCGGCTGACGGCGCGGTCTAATCCCGAATGAATGCGGGCGACGGAGAATTCGAGGGCGGTCAGTTTGGCGCACTGATCTTCGATGAGTGCGATGAGTGGACTGACGACGAGGGCTGTTCCTCCGCGAGCGATGGCGGGGAGCTGGTAGCAGAGGGACTTGCCGGCGCCAGTGGGCATGACGAGGAGTAGATCTTCGCCGTCGACGGCGGCGCGGCAGACTGCTTCCTGGTTGGCGCGGAAGGAAGAAAAACCGAAGGCGCGGCGGAGCAACTCTGTCAGCGAGGGGAAATCCGCTGTTTTTGGGATGGGAAGAACTCCGGCGACCATTGCTTCATTCTATTTGCTGGCGTGCCGTTGATTCAGCCCCGGAACCAGCGTTACCACTGAGACCAGTCGCCACGCGAGAGAACCCAGATTGCCAGAAGGAGGTTGCTGGTGGCGTGGGCTATGACTGCGTCGCCGAGCCTGCCTTTCCATTTCATTAGACCTGCGTAGACCAGCCCGGCGAGAATGCCGACAATCCATTGGTGGCCATGCATCAGTCCGAAGAGCACCGAGGAGAGGCCGATGGAGAGGATGGTGACAGCGGAGAAGGGAACTATGTCGAACTCCCGGTTGACGAGTCGACGGGCGAGGTAGCCGCGGAAGGCGAGTTCTTCGGCGATGGGTACGGTGATGACTGCGGCAGCTACGCGGAAGGCTATCCAGGACAAGCGGGCGACCGGGGATAGAGCCGCGAGGGCTGCGCCAAGCTGGCTCCTTTCGTTGCTATGCGTGAGAAAGGATGGAACGAGCCAAAGCGCGAAGACGGCTGTTCCGGTTATTGGCGCCCACCAACTGAAGCGCCAGTTGATTTGTTTCAACTCGGGCCAGTAATACCAGATGGCAATGGACGCGGCCAGAAAGCGCAAAGGGTAGAGCCACTCGAAGTATCCGGAAGCGGCTTTGGAAACAAAGGATGCGGCGAGGATCGCGAGGAACGGAACGAGGTAGGCTCCGGTTAAGGGTGATTCTCCGACTTGAGTGTCTTCATCATCAAGAAAGATAGGGGTTGTGTGGGCGTGATCTGCTGTGGACGGAAGAAAGTAATAGCGACGCCGTACCCACGGGAGTTTGCGCGTTGCCATGGAAAAGGCGAAAGCGACGACGGTAAATGCGATCCATCCGGCCTGGGAGTGGAAACCTACCATGGCAACCTCGCCGTAGCCCGCGTTACCGATGAGAACAAGAGCGGAGATGCGGAGGACGTTCAGCATCCATACGCTAAGAAGCGCACAGGGAACAAGCAGTAATGCCTGGGGAAAGCGGCTCTCCCGGCGAAAATACCATAGCCAGATCACAGTGAAAGCCAGAACGAGTCCGATCCCTTCCAATCCGGAGCAAGCTTCAGCCACGAAGATTGAGAAACGCGGCGTCCCTATGATGAAAGTTTCGGAGTCCACATAAATATCGGGAAGGAATACTCGAAGTAAAACTTTGACGGAATGAAAGGTCATTCTCTGCAGGAAGCGCCCCGGTGCGGTACTGGAGGAATCCCAAAAGGACTGAAAGGGAAAGCGCAGACACCAGGCGAGTGTACCGGTGAGGATGGAATAGAGCCACAACCATTTCGTTTCCCGGATGGTGCGGACCCACACTTGAGCTGGAATACATGCCAAGGCTGTCAGAGAGATTGCGGCGAGTAATAGAACGCGGGAAACGATGTGCGCACCCTCGGAGTTCAGCAGAAAACTGAATCCGTGCAGGGCGGCAAAATTGATGGACCAAATGATTGCAATGCAAGCGATGTGGGCCACAAAGAACCGCGCGCCGAACGGCAGGTCTTCCTTGTGCTTCTTGAAATAGGAGTGGCCGAGACCCAGGAAGACTGCGTACGAGACAATCCCGAGTGGAGCGAACGGACCAAGAAGAGCCGCAGTGTGAAAGATGCTGGCTACCAGAACGACGTCGAGGGTCAGGATACCGGCCAACAAATATAACCGCCCAAGAAGATGGCGGTGAAACTTGAAGAACGATAGCGACTGGGAGTGAATAGTCAGAGTTTCCTCGCCTAACTGCGACGTCGAGAGCGC is drawn from Acidicapsa acidisoli and contains these coding sequences:
- the xrtE gene encoding exosortase E/protease, VPEID-CTERM system, which gives rise to MAGILTLDVVLVASIFHTAALLGPFAPLGIVSYAVFLGLGHSYFKKHKEDLPFGARFFVAHIACIAIIWSINFAALHGFSFLLNSEGAHIVSRVLLLAAISLTALACIPAQVWVRTIRETKWLWLYSILTGTLAWCLRFPFQSFWDSSSTAPGRFLQRMTFHSVKVLLRVFLPDIYVDSETFIIGTPRFSIFVAEACSGLEGIGLVLAFTVIWLWYFRRESRFPQALLLVPCALLSVWMLNVLRISALVLIGNAGYGEVAMVGFHSQAGWIAFTVVAFAFSMATRKLPWVRRRYYFLPSTADHAHTTPIFLDDEDTQVGESPLTGAYLVPFLAILAASFVSKAASGYFEWLYPLRFLAASIAIWYYWPELKQINWRFSWWAPITGTAVFALWLVPSFLTHSNERSQLGAALAALSPVARLSWIAFRVAAAVITVPIAEELAFRGYLARRLVNREFDIVPFSAVTILSIGLSSVLFGLMHGHQWIVGILAGLVYAGLMKWKGRLGDAVIAHATSNLLLAIWVLSRGDWSQW